In one Arenibacter antarcticus genomic region, the following are encoded:
- a CDS encoding TonB-dependent siderophore receptor — MNKKFIGLCATIMICTGVVAQDDEAYVQQLDEVVVSDSRFELKRENSGKTVIKITAEDIKRNQGKTIAEIINAQSGFSIAGSNSREGTVLGVYARGGRGRQVLVLVDGVRISDPSLVNQEYDLRLLSTANVASIEIIKGAASTLYGTNAATAVINITTKKSSENKISGNFQSSIGTNHTTDDQNYNIADFSNSVSVNGTLDKFTYNVGFSNRYSDGLSALVTPTNENDDYSSYSTDIKLGYAFSERLKVGIYGNQTNMRAQFDESFGMYDAPYEYLSDQKRVGLSTEYKYNNGSLVLNTAISEYISESKDSYPAIYEGKNRVVDLYNKYSLNDKLYTILGLNYIHDETEYAEVQDYTIVDPYVNVVYVSDFGLNLNTGMRANNHSEYGSHFVYNVNPSFVIKKSNGYVKLMGSYATSYITPSLNQLFGNFGANPDLEPEENQTIEGGLEYMTKNDIRFSALYFNRKEKNFVFYGANGYDNSENTIDASGVEVELEWMPVSSFTIGANYTFTEREGDNAIRLPKHRVNAFLGYDFSKRTNASVNFSMTGKRKDTDFGAFPSVDVDLDSYSVLDFYIAHQVLENKLTFFLNASNLLNEQYTEIFGLTTKGRNIRLGLNLSL, encoded by the coding sequence ATGAACAAAAAATTTATTGGTTTGTGTGCAACTATAATGATTTGCACCGGTGTTGTAGCACAAGATGACGAGGCTTATGTTCAACAACTGGACGAAGTTGTAGTTAGTGATTCCCGTTTTGAATTGAAAAGGGAGAATTCCGGTAAAACTGTAATTAAGATTACCGCGGAAGATATTAAAAGAAATCAAGGAAAGACCATTGCAGAAATAATCAATGCACAAAGTGGGTTTTCTATAGCGGGGAGCAATAGCAGGGAAGGTACTGTTTTGGGAGTTTATGCCCGAGGGGGTAGAGGTAGACAAGTTTTGGTGTTAGTAGATGGCGTTCGGATATCCGACCCCTCATTGGTAAATCAGGAATACGATTTACGATTACTTTCCACTGCCAACGTAGCATCTATAGAAATTATTAAAGGAGCCGCAAGTACCCTATACGGTACTAATGCAGCGACTGCAGTTATAAATATCACGACAAAAAAATCGTCAGAAAATAAAATTTCCGGTAATTTTCAATCGAGTATCGGTACAAACCATACTACTGACGATCAAAATTATAACATAGCTGATTTTTCCAATAGTGTTTCCGTGAACGGTACCTTAGACAAGTTTACCTACAATGTGGGATTTTCAAATCGATATTCAGACGGATTGTCTGCACTGGTTACCCCTACCAACGAGAATGACGATTACTCCAGTTATAGTACGGATATAAAATTGGGGTATGCTTTTTCTGAAAGATTAAAGGTTGGTATATATGGCAACCAGACCAATATGAGGGCACAGTTTGATGAATCTTTTGGTATGTATGATGCTCCCTATGAGTACCTCAGTGATCAAAAAAGAGTAGGATTATCTACTGAATATAAATACAACAACGGATCTTTGGTTTTAAATACTGCCATTAGCGAATATATCTCTGAAAGCAAAGATTCCTATCCTGCTATTTATGAAGGGAAAAATAGGGTAGTAGATCTTTACAATAAGTATAGCTTGAATGATAAGTTATACACTATTTTGGGTTTAAACTATATACATGACGAAACGGAATATGCGGAAGTCCAAGATTACACTATTGTAGATCCATATGTAAATGTGGTTTACGTTTCAGATTTTGGTTTAAACCTAAACACCGGTATGCGGGCTAATAATCATTCTGAATACGGGTCGCATTTTGTTTATAATGTGAATCCCTCCTTTGTCATTAAAAAATCTAACGGTTATGTAAAGTTAATGGGGTCCTATGCCACATCCTATATAACCCCTAGTTTAAATCAATTGTTTGGGAACTTTGGTGCCAATCCAGATTTAGAACCTGAAGAAAATCAGACCATAGAAGGTGGCCTAGAATATATGACAAAAAATGATATTCGGTTTAGCGCGCTTTATTTTAATAGAAAGGAAAAAAACTTTGTTTTTTACGGTGCCAATGGTTATGATAATTCAGAAAACACCATTGATGCCAGTGGAGTAGAAGTAGAGCTAGAATGGATGCCAGTAAGTAGTTTTACTATAGGGGCAAACTATACGTTTACGGAACGGGAAGGTGATAATGCTATTAGGTTGCCAAAACATAGGGTAAATGCATTTTTAGGGTATGATTTTTCTAAACGTACTAATGCAAGTGTAAACTTTTCCATGACGGGAAAACGCAAGGATACCGATTTTGGTGCCTTCCCATCTGTGGATGTTGACTTGGATTCCTACTCGGTTTTAGACTTTTATATTGCGCACCAAGTGTTGGAAAACAAATTGACCTTTTTCTTGAATGCGAGTAACCTTTTAAATGAGCAGTACACGGAAATATTTGGACTTACTACTAAAGGAAGAAATATTAGATTGGGTCTAAACCTTAGTTTGTAA
- a CDS encoding ABC transporter substrate-binding protein: MKRSIYLLLLLAFLSCKQDKKVSIPTAEQATPINIEYAKGFTVEKLSNGLTIIKISSPWPNSEAAFTYALVPKDKLDSITLDKDAYQAIIGVPVENIVLTSTTHIPALEALGQTDKLIGFPDTKYISSKKTRERIDAGYVEELGRNEALNTEMAIALNPDLVVGFGINNENKAYETIQRAGIPVVYNGEWTEETPLGKAEWIKFFGPFFQQEAKADSIFSSIAKSYNETKLLAQKAKERPTVLSGALYKDIWYLPGGKSWGAQFMADANTDYLWKESQETGSLSLSLESVLEKGHNADYWISPSQFTNYKEMEASNRHYSQFSPFKNKKIYTYANTKGATEGMLYFELAPNRPDLVLKDLIHIFHPELLPNHNPVFFKPLD, translated from the coding sequence TTGAAAAGATCAATTTACTTGCTTCTACTTTTAGCTTTTTTATCCTGTAAACAGGACAAAAAAGTGAGTATTCCTACCGCGGAGCAGGCCACGCCCATAAACATAGAATACGCCAAAGGATTTACCGTAGAGAAATTATCTAATGGACTAACCATCATCAAAATAAGCTCGCCCTGGCCCAATTCTGAAGCGGCTTTCACCTATGCGCTTGTTCCAAAAGACAAATTGGACTCTATTACTTTAGATAAAGATGCGTACCAAGCCATAATTGGGGTGCCCGTTGAAAATATCGTGCTAACTTCCACTACCCATATTCCAGCTTTGGAAGCCTTGGGCCAAACAGACAAACTTATAGGATTTCCCGATACAAAATATATCTCTTCCAAAAAAACAAGGGAACGTATAGATGCAGGATATGTTGAGGAATTGGGGAGAAATGAAGCCTTAAATACGGAAATGGCGATCGCCCTTAATCCAGACTTAGTGGTAGGTTTTGGAATCAACAATGAGAACAAGGCCTATGAAACCATTCAAAGGGCAGGTATACCTGTTGTTTACAATGGGGAGTGGACAGAAGAAACGCCGCTGGGCAAAGCGGAGTGGATCAAATTTTTTGGGCCATTTTTTCAACAGGAAGCAAAGGCAGATTCCATCTTCTCAAGCATTGCAAAGAGTTATAACGAAACCAAACTTCTGGCGCAAAAAGCTAAAGAGCGACCTACTGTATTGAGCGGAGCACTTTATAAGGATATCTGGTATCTGCCCGGTGGTAAGAGTTGGGGGGCGCAATTTATGGCGGATGCCAACACTGATTACCTCTGGAAGGAATCTCAAGAGACCGGAAGCCTCTCCCTGAGTTTGGAGAGTGTGCTGGAAAAAGGACATAATGCTGATTATTGGATATCCCCCTCCCAGTTTACAAATTATAAAGAGATGGAAGCAAGTAACCGACATTACTCGCAATTTTCCCCTTTTAAAAATAAAAAGATATATACCTATGCCAATACCAAAGGAGCTACGGAAGGGATGCTTTATTTTGAATTGGCACCCAACAGGCCAGATCTGGTTCTAAAAGATCTGATCCATATTTTTCATCCGGAACTACTTCCCAATCATAACCCAGTTTTCTTTAAACCCTTGGATTAA